A genomic region of bacterium contains the following coding sequences:
- the gatC gene encoding Asp-tRNA(Asn)/Glu-tRNA(Gln) amidotransferase subunit GatC: protein MSNIISKKDVEYVAKLSRLKLREDEIPKFTHQLNTILEYIKKLNEVDTSKTEPTLQVVPLVNVRRKDVQVPSSTVEDVLKNAPDKERGYFKVPPIIE from the coding sequence ATGAGTAATATTATAAGTAAAAAAGATGTAGAGTATGTAGCGAAACTATCTCGGCTCAAATTGAGAGAAGACGAGATACCAAAATTTACACATCAGTTAAACACTATACTTGAATACATAAAAAAATTAAACGAAGTTGATACATCTAAAACGGAACCGACTTTGCAGGTTGTACCCCTTGTGAATGTTAGAAGAAAAGATGTTCAAGTGCCGTCTTCCACGGTAGAAGACGTGCTCAAAAACGCGCCTGATAAAGAAAGAGGATATTTTAAAGTACCGCCGATAATAGAATAA